The Leifsonia williamsii genome includes a region encoding these proteins:
- a CDS encoding aldehyde dehydrogenase family protein, which yields MTSAPTGIPGIAGIPQTVADLRSTFDRGVTTSLAWRLGQLRALRRMLTDRAEDFEEALRSDLAKHPTESQIAEIGFVVGELDHTLRRLRRWLRPRRVAVPGALLPARASTLLEPLGVVLIIAPWNYPVQLLLGPLVGALAAGNTVVLKPSELAPATSAAMARLAPQYLDRRAVAVVEGGVEETTELLAQRFDHIFYTGNGRVGRIVAAAAVEHLTPVTLELGGKSPVYVDDSADLAAVAHRLAWGKFMNAGQTCVAPDYVLATRDVAGRLAEALGDAVRELYGDRPEQSPAYGRIVNDRQFERLTGLLGAVGGAGAGTVAVGGEHDAATRYVAPTVLTDVPLDAPVMQEEIFGPILPIVTVDGPEEAIRIIRAGDKPLALYVFSERASVRRRFLTRTSSGAVGFGVPAAHLGVAGLPFGGVGASGSGAYHGERSLRTFSHEKAVLAKPLAPDTLRLIYPPFTEGKDWFARRLLRKLG from the coding sequence ATGACCAGCGCCCCCACCGGAATCCCGGGAATCGCGGGAATCCCGCAGACCGTCGCCGACCTGCGCTCCACCTTCGACCGCGGTGTCACGACCTCCCTCGCCTGGCGGCTGGGCCAGCTGCGCGCCCTGCGGCGGATGCTGACCGACCGCGCCGAGGACTTCGAGGAGGCGCTGCGCAGCGACCTGGCCAAGCACCCGACCGAGTCGCAGATCGCCGAGATCGGCTTCGTCGTCGGCGAGCTCGACCACACGCTCCGGCGCCTGCGGAGGTGGCTGCGGCCCCGACGGGTCGCCGTGCCGGGCGCGCTGCTGCCCGCGCGAGCCTCCACCCTCCTGGAGCCGCTCGGTGTGGTGCTGATCATCGCGCCGTGGAACTACCCGGTGCAGCTGCTGCTCGGCCCGCTCGTCGGGGCGCTTGCCGCCGGCAACACGGTCGTGCTGAAGCCGAGCGAGCTCGCGCCCGCGACCTCCGCCGCCATGGCCCGGCTCGCTCCGCAGTACCTCGACCGGCGCGCGGTCGCCGTCGTGGAGGGCGGCGTGGAGGAGACGACCGAGCTGCTCGCACAGCGCTTCGACCACATCTTCTACACCGGCAACGGCCGGGTCGGGCGCATCGTCGCCGCCGCCGCGGTCGAGCACCTGACGCCGGTCACCCTGGAGCTCGGCGGCAAGTCGCCGGTGTACGTCGACGACTCGGCCGACCTCGCCGCGGTCGCGCACCGGCTCGCCTGGGGCAAGTTCATGAACGCCGGGCAGACGTGCGTCGCGCCCGACTACGTGCTGGCCACCCGCGACGTCGCCGGCCGGCTGGCGGAGGCGCTGGGGGATGCGGTGCGCGAGCTGTACGGCGACCGCCCCGAACAGAGCCCGGCCTACGGGCGCATCGTCAACGACCGGCAGTTCGAGCGTCTCACCGGGCTGCTCGGCGCCGTCGGGGGAGCCGGCGCCGGGACCGTCGCGGTCGGCGGCGAGCACGACGCGGCGACCAGGTACGTTGCGCCGACCGTGCTGACCGACGTGCCGCTCGACGCCCCGGTGATGCAGGAGGAGATCTTCGGGCCCATCCTGCCGATCGTCACCGTCGACGGGCCAGAGGAGGCCATCCGCATCATCCGCGCGGGCGACAAGCCGCTCGCGCTGTACGTGTTCAGCGAGCGCGCCTCCGTGCGCCGCCGCTTCCTCACCAGGACCAGTTCGGGCGCGGTCGGCTTCGGCGTTCCCGCCGCCCACCTCGGCGTCGCCGGGCTGCCCTTCGGGGGCGTGGGCGCGAGCGGCTCCGGCGCCTATCACGGCGAGCGGTCGCTGCGCACCTTCAGCCACGAGAAGGCCGTGCTGGCCAAGCCGCTCGCGCCCGACACGCTCCGGCTGATCTATCCGCCGTTCACCGAGGGCAAGGACTGGTTCGCGCGCCGGCTGCTGCGCAAGCTCGGCTGA
- a CDS encoding aspartate ammonia-lyase encodes MPHAEPDGRPTRVETDSLGSREIPADAYWGVHTSRAIENFPIAKRPISVYPDLVVALASVKQAAARANLEIGVLEEHKARLIDQACQLIIDGRYHDQFVVGVMQGGAGTSTNMNANEVIANIALELDGHEKGDYAHLSPIDDVNRSQSTNDTYPTAIKIALTFALEHLLDELALLRDSFLRKGEEFRHILKVGRTQLQDAVPMTLGQEFHGFATTLTEDHARLTETKWLLAEINLGATAIGTGITADPGYAAAAVKHLNAITGLNLETAPDLIESTSDAGAFMSFSGSLKRSAIKLSKICNDLRLLSSGPQAGLGEINLPPRQAGSSIMPGKVNPVIPEVVNQVAFSVAGADVTVTMAAEGGQLQLNAFEPVIAHSLLQSITWMAQAFRTLRINCVDGITANEERLGAMVGSSVGVITALTPHIGYAAAAALAKSALLTGRNVADLVVEAKLMSRAEVTHLLSPARLSGLEAITTAIPITPPED; translated from the coding sequence GTGCCGCACGCCGAGCCCGACGGCCGGCCGACCCGGGTCGAGACCGACTCGCTCGGCAGCCGCGAGATCCCCGCCGACGCGTACTGGGGCGTCCACACCTCCCGCGCCATCGAGAACTTCCCGATCGCGAAGCGGCCCATCTCCGTCTACCCCGACCTCGTCGTCGCGCTCGCCAGCGTCAAGCAGGCCGCGGCCCGCGCGAACCTCGAGATCGGCGTGCTGGAGGAGCACAAGGCGCGGCTGATCGACCAGGCCTGCCAGCTCATCATCGACGGCCGGTACCACGACCAGTTCGTGGTCGGCGTGATGCAGGGAGGCGCCGGCACCTCCACCAACATGAACGCCAACGAGGTCATCGCGAACATCGCGCTCGAGCTCGACGGCCACGAGAAGGGCGACTACGCCCACCTCAGCCCCATCGACGACGTCAACCGCAGCCAGAGCACCAACGACACGTACCCGACCGCGATCAAGATCGCCCTCACCTTCGCGCTGGAGCACCTGCTCGACGAGCTCGCGCTGCTGCGCGACTCCTTCCTGCGCAAGGGGGAGGAGTTCCGGCACATCCTCAAGGTCGGCCGCACCCAGCTGCAGGACGCCGTGCCGATGACCCTCGGCCAGGAGTTCCACGGCTTCGCCACGACGCTGACCGAGGACCACGCCCGGCTCACCGAGACCAAGTGGCTGCTCGCCGAGATCAACCTCGGCGCGACCGCGATCGGCACCGGCATCACCGCCGACCCCGGGTACGCGGCGGCGGCGGTCAAGCACCTCAACGCGATCACCGGGCTGAACCTCGAGACCGCCCCCGACCTCATCGAGTCGACCAGCGACGCGGGCGCCTTCATGTCGTTCTCCGGCTCGCTGAAGCGCAGCGCGATCAAGCTGTCGAAGATCTGCAACGACCTGCGGCTGCTGTCGTCCGGCCCGCAGGCCGGTCTCGGCGAGATCAACCTCCCGCCGCGCCAGGCCGGTTCGAGCATCATGCCCGGCAAGGTGAACCCGGTCATCCCGGAGGTCGTCAACCAGGTCGCTTTCTCGGTGGCCGGCGCCGACGTGACGGTGACGATGGCGGCGGAGGGAGGCCAGCTCCAGCTGAACGCCTTCGAGCCGGTCATCGCGCACTCGCTGCTGCAGAGCATCACGTGGATGGCGCAGGCGTTCCGCACGCTGCGCATCAACTGCGTCGACGGCATCACCGCGAACGAGGAGCGCCTCGGCGCCATGGTGGGCTCGTCGGTCGGCGTGATCACGGCGCTGACCCCGCACATCGGCTATGCGGCCGCGGCGGCGCTCGCGAAGTCGGCCCTCCTCACCGGCCGCAACGTCGCCGACCTGGTGGTGGAGGCGAAGCTGATGAGCCGCGCCGAGGTCACCCACCTGCTCTCCCCGGCCCGCCTCAGCGGCCTGGAGGCGATCACGACCGCGATCCCGATCACCCCGCCGGAGGACTAG
- a CDS encoding alpha/beta fold hydrolase produces the protein MSIGERRPGVAGGGDDEAARLDAALPDIDWSIAPVGTVFSRFRAPSGELAVASLGDPSDPRVVLVPGVTGSKEDFYLLAPILVSAGYHVQSFDLAGQYESAEAGPVAGGRYTYELLVADLLAFLRDGGPAHVLGYSFAGILAQLALVRQPELFRSLTLLTSPPEPGQAFRGVRFIGPLSWFVGGRIAGGLMIWGIVTNKNRVPPNRLDFVRSRFALTRRSSVDDIVGLMKRVPDVRAQVTASGVPVLVATGNHDLWPTYLHARNARVLGARLAVYRTGHSPCETAPHQLGRDMLALFRAAE, from the coding sequence GTGTCCATCGGTGAGCGCCGGCCGGGAGTGGCCGGAGGAGGCGACGACGAGGCTGCGCGCCTCGACGCCGCGCTGCCCGACATCGACTGGTCGATCGCACCGGTCGGCACCGTGTTCTCGCGCTTCCGCGCGCCGAGCGGCGAGCTCGCGGTCGCCTCGCTGGGCGACCCGTCCGACCCGCGCGTGGTGCTCGTCCCTGGCGTGACCGGGTCGAAGGAGGACTTCTACCTGCTCGCGCCCATCCTCGTCTCCGCCGGGTACCACGTGCAGAGCTTCGACCTCGCCGGACAGTACGAGTCGGCGGAGGCGGGGCCGGTCGCAGGAGGCCGATATACGTACGAGCTGCTCGTCGCAGACCTCCTCGCCTTCCTCCGCGACGGCGGTCCGGCGCATGTGCTCGGCTACTCGTTCGCCGGGATCCTCGCGCAGCTGGCCCTGGTCCGGCAGCCGGAGCTGTTCCGCAGCCTCACCCTGCTCACTTCTCCGCCCGAGCCCGGACAGGCGTTCCGGGGTGTGCGGTTCATCGGGCCGCTCAGCTGGTTCGTGGGCGGCCGCATCGCGGGCGGGCTGATGATCTGGGGCATCGTCACGAACAAGAACCGCGTGCCACCGAACCGCCTCGACTTCGTGCGCTCGCGCTTCGCGCTGACCCGCCGCTCCAGCGTCGACGACATCGTCGGGCTGATGAAGCGCGTGCCCGACGTGCGCGCGCAGGTGACGGCGAGCGGGGTGCCGGTGCTGGTCGCGACCGGCAACCACGACCTGTGGCCCACGTACCTGCACGCGAGGAACGCGCGCGTCCTCGGCGCGCGGCTCGCGGTCTACCGCACCGGGCACAGCCCGTGCGAGACGGCGCCGCACCAGCTCGGCCGCGACATGCTCGCGCTCTTCCGCGCCGCTGAGTAG
- a CDS encoding fumarylacetoacetate hydrolase family protein, translating to MRFSHLSTGPDAPPRLAAVIGDGALFLEEVMEAAPRDLQELIERGEGALADVRALVDQAVAAGAPLAPVHELRHASAVLRPPQVIAIGANYAAHASELKLRSEKAATVFSLWPNSLAGHGGTTAWPEDLTTQVDYEAELGVIIGRPARNVSVQDALDYVWGYTVVNDITARDLQFSEAQWSRCKSFDGFTPNGPVVVTADEIADPQDLWLTTNVDGQILQDTSTADMVRSVAEIIEFLSRSATIQPGTLISTGSPGGAGYSRTPPVFLKDRSTVTVSIGGIGYLTTYCRVT from the coding sequence GTGAGATTCTCGCACCTCAGCACCGGCCCCGACGCACCTCCGCGACTGGCCGCCGTCATCGGAGACGGCGCCCTGTTCCTCGAGGAGGTGATGGAGGCGGCGCCCCGCGACCTGCAGGAGCTCATCGAGCGCGGGGAGGGCGCTCTCGCCGACGTGCGCGCGCTCGTCGACCAGGCCGTCGCCGCCGGCGCTCCGCTCGCCCCGGTGCACGAGCTGCGGCACGCCTCCGCGGTGCTCCGGCCGCCCCAGGTGATCGCCATCGGCGCGAACTACGCGGCCCACGCTTCCGAGCTCAAGCTGCGCAGCGAGAAGGCGGCTACCGTGTTCTCGCTCTGGCCCAACTCGCTCGCCGGGCACGGCGGCACCACGGCCTGGCCGGAGGACCTGACCACGCAGGTCGACTACGAGGCCGAGCTCGGCGTGATCATCGGCCGGCCCGCGCGCAACGTCTCGGTGCAGGACGCCCTCGACTACGTGTGGGGCTACACGGTCGTCAACGACATCACGGCCCGCGACCTCCAGTTCTCGGAGGCGCAGTGGTCGCGCTGCAAGTCCTTCGACGGCTTCACCCCGAACGGCCCGGTCGTCGTCACCGCCGACGAGATCGCGGACCCGCAGGACCTGTGGCTGACCACGAACGTCGACGGGCAGATCCTGCAGGACACCTCCACCGCCGACATGGTCCGCTCGGTCGCCGAGATCATCGAGTTCCTGTCGCGGTCGGCGACCATCCAGCCGGGCACGCTCATCTCGACCGGCAGCCCGGGCGGCGCCGGCTACTCGCGCACGCCCCCGGTGTTCCTCAAGGACCGCTCGACGGTCACGGTCTCGATCGGGGGGATCGGCTACCTGACGACGTACTGCCGCGTCACCTGA
- a CDS encoding glycosyltransferase family 2 protein gives MPSFSVVIPALDDAEMLTQCLAALAAQLRPADEIVVVDNGSTDDTAAVARAAGARVIEQPVRGIWSAAATGYDAATGDVIARLDADSRPPVDWLLHLEAELLEAPEVDVLTGPGVFYDGNPVVAGLGQVLYIGGYFWSMGLWLGQPPIFGSNFAMRRAVWRDVRDRVHSGLAAVHDDLDLSFHLDPGVVVRYDELLTVGISARPFSTWRGFGRRLGWAYTTLRMHLPEDSPLRRRMARRRWRQEHTAEAPDALA, from the coding sequence GTGCCGTCCTTCAGCGTCGTGATCCCCGCGCTCGACGACGCGGAGATGCTCACCCAGTGCCTCGCGGCCCTCGCCGCGCAGCTCCGGCCGGCGGACGAGATCGTCGTGGTCGACAACGGCAGCACCGACGACACCGCCGCCGTCGCGCGCGCGGCAGGCGCACGCGTGATCGAGCAGCCTGTCCGCGGCATCTGGTCGGCGGCGGCCACCGGGTACGACGCCGCCACCGGCGACGTCATCGCGCGCCTCGACGCCGACTCGCGGCCTCCCGTCGACTGGCTGCTGCACCTCGAGGCGGAGCTGCTGGAGGCGCCGGAGGTCGACGTGCTCACCGGCCCCGGCGTCTTCTACGACGGCAACCCGGTGGTCGCCGGGCTCGGCCAGGTGCTCTACATCGGCGGCTACTTCTGGTCGATGGGCCTGTGGCTCGGGCAGCCGCCGATCTTCGGCTCGAACTTCGCCATGCGCCGCGCGGTCTGGCGCGACGTGCGCGACCGCGTGCACAGCGGCCTCGCCGCGGTGCACGACGACCTCGATCTCTCCTTCCACCTCGACCCCGGCGTCGTCGTCCGATACGACGAGCTGCTGACCGTCGGCATCTCGGCGCGGCCGTTCTCGACCTGGCGCGGCTTCGGCCGGAGACTGGGCTGGGCGTACACGACGCTGCGCATGCACCTGCCGGAGGACTCGCCCTTGCGGCGGCGCATGGCCAGGCGGCGCTGGCGGCAGGAGCACACGGCCGAGGCGCCGGACGCGCTGGCCTGA
- a CDS encoding DNA-3-methyladenine glycosylase 2 family protein yields MTTTSGRTDARPGARTDDRMADPVFAERYRAMSARDARFDGQFITGVHSTGIYCRPSCPAVAPKPGNVTFYLTAAAAHEAGLRACKRCLPDAVPGSPEWNVRDDLAARAMRLIADGTVEREGVPGLARRLGYTPRHLGRVLTAELGAGPLALARAHRAQTARLLLTGTDLPITDVAFAAGFSSVRQFNETMAEVYRMTPGAIRQAARRRPAGSHVEGGGATLSLHLPARAPFDGGALLGFLAARAIDGVEQADAGSYARALRLPHGPATVRLTLTGTPQAPAVQCDATLADVADLAPLVARVRRLLDLDADADAIDTALAADPALAPSVAASPGRRVPGAVDAEEVLFRALIGQQVSVAAARTALARLTAAIGEPIDLGGFTRLFPTAQAIAERGREVLRGPARRIDAIVGAAAALADGSLTIDVGESRDELEARLLALPGVGPWTAGYVAMRVLGSPDVLLTGDLALRQGAARLGLPSDPKALAERGTAWAPWRSYAGMHLWAA; encoded by the coding sequence ATGACCACCACCTCCGGCCGCACGGACGCCCGGCCAGGCGCGCGCACCGACGACCGCATGGCCGACCCGGTCTTCGCCGAGCGCTACCGGGCCATGAGCGCCCGCGACGCCCGCTTCGACGGCCAGTTCATCACCGGCGTGCACTCGACCGGGATCTACTGCCGGCCGAGCTGCCCGGCGGTCGCGCCCAAGCCCGGCAACGTCACGTTCTACCTGACCGCCGCGGCCGCGCACGAGGCCGGGTTGCGCGCCTGCAAACGCTGCCTTCCCGACGCCGTGCCCGGCTCGCCCGAGTGGAACGTGCGCGACGACCTCGCCGCCAGGGCCATGCGCCTGATCGCCGATGGCACGGTCGAGCGGGAGGGCGTGCCCGGCCTCGCCCGCCGGCTCGGCTACACGCCGCGGCACCTGGGGCGGGTGCTGACCGCCGAGCTCGGCGCCGGCCCGCTCGCCCTCGCGCGTGCCCACCGCGCACAGACGGCGCGGCTGCTGCTCACCGGAACCGACCTCCCGATCACCGACGTCGCGTTCGCCGCCGGGTTCTCGAGCGTGCGGCAGTTCAACGAGACGATGGCAGAGGTCTACCGGATGACCCCCGGGGCGATCCGGCAGGCCGCACGCCGGCGACCGGCCGGATCGCACGTCGAGGGCGGCGGCGCGACGCTCAGCCTGCACCTCCCGGCCCGGGCGCCGTTCGACGGCGGAGCACTGCTGGGCTTCCTGGCCGCCCGGGCGATCGACGGCGTGGAGCAGGCGGACGCCGGCTCCTACGCCCGCGCTCTGCGCCTCCCGCACGGGCCGGCGACCGTGCGCCTGACCCTCACCGGGACGCCGCAGGCTCCCGCGGTGCAGTGCGACGCCACCCTCGCGGACGTCGCCGACCTCGCTCCCCTGGTCGCCAGGGTCCGGCGACTGCTCGACCTCGACGCGGACGCCGACGCGATCGACACCGCCCTCGCCGCCGACCCGGCGCTCGCGCCCAGCGTCGCGGCCTCCCCCGGCCGGCGGGTGCCCGGGGCGGTGGACGCCGAGGAGGTGCTGTTCCGCGCGCTCATCGGCCAGCAGGTGTCCGTGGCGGCGGCGCGCACAGCGCTGGCCCGGCTGACCGCGGCCATCGGCGAGCCGATCGACCTCGGCGGCTTCACGCGCCTGTTCCCCACCGCGCAGGCGATCGCCGAGCGCGGGCGCGAGGTGCTGCGCGGGCCGGCCCGCCGCATCGACGCCATCGTCGGCGCCGCGGCGGCGCTCGCGGACGGGTCGCTGACGATCGACGTCGGCGAGTCGCGGGACGAGCTGGAGGCGCGCCTCCTCGCCCTCCCCGGTGTCGGCCCGTGGACGGCCGGCTACGTCGCCATGCGCGTGCTCGGCAGCCCGGACGTGCTGCTCACCGGCGACCTGGCGTTGCGGCAGGGCGCCGCCCGGCTCGGGCTGCCGTCCGACCCGAAGGCGCTCGCGGAGCGCGGCACGGCCTGGGCGCCGTGGCGCAGCTACGCCGGGATGCACCTCTGGGCGGCGTAA